Proteins found in one Amycolatopsis aidingensis genomic segment:
- a CDS encoding acyltransferase yields the protein MTSMWGSPILSRVQAWRRARRDPRQARFLTADSLRWVLRHRAYTPWYLVRYWRLLKFRIANPHIVLRGMVFLGKDVEIHCRPGYGRMEIGRWVHIGDGNAIRCHEGSLRIGDKSVFGRQNVINGYLDIELGSASLIADWVYICDFDHVTTDINLPIKDQGIVKAPVRIGPDCWIGTKVSVLKGTRIGRGCVLGAHAVVRGDVPDYAIAVGSPARVVRDRKADYEADAERRAAVQDMARKANEALQKSLGES from the coding sequence ATGACGTCCATGTGGGGTTCGCCGATACTGTCCAGGGTGCAGGCGTGGCGCAGGGCGCGCCGCGACCCCCGGCAGGCGAGGTTCCTGACCGCCGACTCGCTGCGCTGGGTACTGCGCCACCGGGCCTACACTCCCTGGTACCTGGTGCGGTACTGGCGTCTGCTCAAGTTCCGGATCGCCAACCCGCATATCGTGCTGCGCGGGATGGTGTTCCTCGGCAAGGACGTGGAGATCCACTGCCGCCCCGGCTACGGCCGGATGGAGATCGGCCGCTGGGTGCACATCGGCGACGGCAACGCGATCCGCTGCCACGAAGGCTCACTGCGGATCGGGGACAAGTCGGTCTTCGGCAGGCAGAACGTGATCAACGGCTACCTGGACATCGAGCTCGGCTCCGCGTCCCTGATCGCCGACTGGGTCTACATCTGCGACTTCGACCACGTCACCACCGACATCAACCTGCCGATCAAGGACCAGGGCATCGTGAAGGCCCCGGTGCGGATCGGCCCGGACTGCTGGATCGGCACCAAGGTCTCGGTGCTGAAAGGCACCAGGATCGGCCGTGGCTGCGTGCTCGGCGCGCATGCGGTGGTGCGCGGGGACGTCCCGGACTACGCGATCGCGGTCGGTTCACCCGCGCGGGTGGTGCGGGACCGCAAGGCCGACTACGAGGCAGACGCCGAGCGCAGGGCGGCGGTGCAGGACATGGCCCGTAAGGCCAACGAGGCCCTGCAGAAGTCCCTGGGTGAGTCCTAG
- a CDS encoding DUF397 domain-containing protein, which yields MPHANWRKSSYSVGEEQSDCVEVAFGEEVVAVRDSKRPAGPPLTFPADAWNRFLRAVRGA from the coding sequence ATGCCGCACGCGAACTGGCGGAAGAGCAGCTACAGCGTCGGCGAGGAACAGAGTGACTGCGTCGAGGTGGCGTTCGGCGAAGAAGTAGTGGCTGTCCGGGACTCCAAGCGGCCCGCCGGGCCGCCGCTCACCTTCCCCGCCGACGCCTGGAACCGTTTCCTCCGGGCCGTGCGCGGGGCCTAG
- a CDS encoding helix-turn-helix domain-containing protein encodes MTTWSDDEDYGPSITRRMLGLIMRQLREQARMSTIEACEAIEISPATLSRLENGQQGVNVHLAKSMLDVYGEVGRHDEILDLCRRSQRKGWWDTYGVSGRGYITMESDAESVRTFQALLIPGLLQSEDYARTLFQNSENVRADRVEPLVTVRMIRQERLRGERKPLRLEAIVHEAALRCLVGGIEVMYGQYAHLAELAKLPTVSLRILPSSAGSNARMASGFSVLTFPDKILPDTLYIEHAFGGTDTEKKAEVDAAKVAFKRLRAKALDEAASLAFLERVAEELS; translated from the coding sequence GTGACCACCTGGTCGGACGACGAGGACTACGGCCCGAGCATCACACGCCGGATGCTCGGCCTGATCATGCGGCAGCTACGCGAGCAGGCGCGGATGTCCACCATCGAGGCCTGCGAGGCGATCGAGATCTCCCCCGCCACGTTGAGCAGGCTGGAGAACGGCCAGCAGGGCGTGAACGTGCACCTCGCCAAGAGCATGCTGGACGTCTACGGCGAGGTCGGCAGGCACGACGAGATCCTGGACCTCTGCCGCAGGTCACAGCGCAAGGGCTGGTGGGACACCTACGGCGTGAGCGGCCGCGGCTACATCACCATGGAGAGCGACGCGGAAAGCGTCCGCACCTTCCAGGCGCTGCTGATCCCCGGCCTGCTGCAGTCCGAGGACTACGCACGCACCTTGTTCCAGAACAGCGAAAATGTCCGGGCGGACCGGGTGGAGCCGTTGGTCACCGTGCGGATGATCCGCCAGGAACGGCTGCGCGGGGAGCGCAAACCTCTCCGGCTGGAGGCGATCGTGCACGAGGCCGCCCTGCGCTGCCTGGTCGGCGGGATCGAGGTGATGTACGGCCAGTACGCACACCTGGCCGAGTTGGCCAAGCTGCCCACCGTCTCCCTGCGCATCCTGCCCAGCTCGGCGGGAAGTAACGCACGCATGGCGAGCGGCTTCAGCGTGCTGACCTTCCCCGACAAGATCCTGCCGGACACGCTGTACATCGAGCACGCGTTCGGCGGCACGGACACAGAGAAAAAAGCCGAGGTAGACGCTGCTAAAGTCGCGTTCAAACGGCTGCGCGCCAAGGCACTCGACGAGGCCGCGAGCCTGGCGTTCCTGGAGCGGGTGGCCGAGGAACTCAGCTAG
- a CDS encoding M14 family zinc carboxypeptidase: MSRRRLLTALCTFALVATATPAVAAPAATAEPRTLAPACSERPRELPIYEFTDHRELGIELDRIERVSQGRVEVAQIGRSNRGREIWSARVGTGPKAVLLTSEIHGNEKTGTDALLKMLDWVGTSDSAKARRWRDRLTIVAIPKMNPDGAELDRRGNDLTWQEVVARNPQLRHSEPAWNYYTGSLQGDDYSGRPGFDVNRDYNPDLNYVPKAADFPGSSAQPGWYITPEARAVRDVYRGLAAEFGEVDTYVDLHHQGACYVMPEDQDEFVTLSISGRFVDDPATTPGYEKYAGRYDLDYSKRLNVAVYNALLGAANHRPVFGNVTLYPQNLHLPGTGLGSFALNGSGTVLFEVRGQTQTLGQRQRGMLTRAVNIGLDGMLSAIASGQVDRLDAADYDRIPPRGPNIGTATRTADPRTLLEP; the protein is encoded by the coding sequence ATGTCGAGACGGCGTCTGCTGACCGCGCTCTGCACCTTCGCACTGGTCGCCACCGCGACCCCCGCCGTCGCAGCCCCTGCCGCCACCGCCGAACCGCGGACCCTCGCCCCGGCCTGTAGCGAGCGGCCCCGTGAGCTGCCGATCTACGAGTTCACCGATCACCGCGAGCTGGGCATCGAGCTGGACCGGATCGAGCGGGTGAGCCAGGGGCGCGTCGAGGTGGCGCAGATCGGCCGCAGCAACCGCGGCCGGGAGATCTGGTCGGCCAGGGTGGGCACCGGACCCAAGGCGGTGCTGCTGACCAGCGAGATCCACGGGAACGAGAAGACCGGCACGGACGCGCTGCTGAAGATGCTGGACTGGGTCGGCACCAGCGACTCGGCGAAGGCGCGGCGGTGGCGGGACCGGCTGACCATCGTGGCGATCCCGAAGATGAACCCGGACGGCGCCGAGCTCGACCGGCGCGGTAACGACCTGACCTGGCAGGAGGTCGTGGCCCGCAACCCGCAGCTGCGGCACAGCGAGCCCGCGTGGAACTACTACACCGGCTCGTTGCAGGGCGATGACTACTCCGGCCGCCCCGGCTTCGACGTCAACCGGGACTACAACCCGGACCTGAACTACGTGCCCAAGGCCGCCGACTTCCCCGGCAGCTCGGCCCAGCCCGGCTGGTACATCACCCCGGAGGCCAGGGCCGTGCGGGACGTGTACCGCGGCCTGGCCGCCGAGTTCGGTGAGGTGGACACCTACGTCGACCTGCATCACCAGGGCGCGTGCTATGTGATGCCGGAGGACCAGGACGAGTTCGTGACCCTGTCCATCTCCGGCAGGTTCGTGGACGATCCGGCGACGACACCCGGGTACGAGAAGTACGCCGGACGCTACGACCTGGACTACTCCAAGCGACTCAACGTGGCCGTGTACAACGCCCTGCTGGGCGCGGCGAACCACCGGCCGGTGTTCGGCAACGTCACCCTCTATCCGCAGAACCTGCACCTGCCCGGTACCGGGCTCGGCTCCTTCGCGCTGAACGGGAGCGGGACGGTGCTGTTCGAGGTCCGCGGTCAGACCCAGACGCTGGGCCAGCGCCAGCGGGGCATGCTGACCAGGGCGGTGAACATCGGGCTGGACGGCATGCTTTCCGCGATCGCCAGTGGCCAGGTGGACCGGCTCGACGCGGCCGACTACGACCGCATCCCGCCCCGTGGCCCCAACATCGGCACCGCCACCCGCACCGCCGACCCCCGCACCCTGCTGGAGCCCTGA
- a CDS encoding short-chain fatty acyl-CoA regulator family protein produces MDKTFAGPRLRHLRESRSMSQADLARLLEISPSYLNQIEHNARPLTVPVLLRVTEAFGVDAEFFANNDTARLVADVREALLDEAVAAEVSSSEINELANNLPSMAEALVKLHRRYRNAVENTAALVTEDGRGMHGSAAAPLPHEEVRDFFYERENYVAELDERAERMASAMGLRRGEVRAQLRAKLDDTYGVQVTSDGIDEAAGEQHRYEPHARILRMAPSLRIGQQAFRMASQIALLEHDDLITELADSWAFSGPAARSLARVGLANYFAGALILPYRPFHSAAEHFRYDIERLCDHFGVGFETVCHRLSTLQRPKLRGVPFSFVRVDRAGNMSKRQSAAGFHFSRVGGACPLWNIYEAFTAPGKIFTQVASMPDGKSYFWVARTVSRNIGGYGSPGKMFSVGLGCELRHARRLVYSTGLDLDDKAAATPIGMGCKVCERQACPQRAFPTIGKQLTVDENTSTFVPYPAVPKPG; encoded by the coding sequence ATGGACAAGACATTCGCCGGCCCCCGGCTGCGTCACCTCCGCGAGAGCAGGTCGATGAGCCAGGCCGACCTGGCCAGACTGCTGGAGATCTCCCCCAGCTACCTCAACCAGATCGAGCACAACGCCCGGCCGCTGACCGTGCCGGTGCTGCTGCGCGTTACCGAGGCCTTCGGGGTGGACGCCGAGTTCTTCGCCAACAACGACACCGCCCGGCTGGTCGCCGACGTGCGGGAGGCGCTGCTGGACGAGGCGGTCGCCGCGGAGGTCTCCAGCAGTGAGATCAACGAGCTGGCGAACAACTTGCCGAGCATGGCCGAGGCACTGGTCAAGCTGCATCGCAGGTACCGCAACGCGGTGGAGAACACCGCAGCACTGGTCACCGAGGACGGACGCGGAATGCACGGCAGTGCGGCCGCCCCGCTGCCGCACGAGGAGGTGCGGGACTTCTTCTACGAGCGGGAGAACTACGTCGCCGAGCTGGACGAGCGCGCCGAGCGGATGGCCTCGGCCATGGGACTGCGCCGGGGTGAGGTGCGCGCCCAGCTGCGGGCCAAACTGGACGACACCTACGGGGTGCAGGTGACCAGCGACGGCATCGACGAGGCCGCCGGTGAGCAGCACCGTTACGAGCCGCATGCCCGCATCCTGCGGATGGCGCCCAGCCTGCGGATCGGCCAGCAGGCGTTCCGGATGGCCTCGCAGATCGCGCTGCTGGAGCATGACGACCTGATCACCGAGCTGGCCGACTCCTGGGCGTTCTCCGGCCCGGCCGCCCGCTCGCTGGCCAGGGTGGGGCTGGCCAACTACTTCGCAGGCGCGCTGATCCTGCCGTATCGTCCGTTCCACTCCGCGGCGGAGCACTTCCGCTACGACATCGAGCGGCTGTGCGACCACTTCGGGGTCGGCTTCGAGACCGTCTGCCACCGGCTGTCCACCCTGCAACGCCCGAAGCTGCGCGGGGTGCCGTTCTCCTTCGTCCGGGTGGACCGGGCAGGCAACATGTCGAAACGACAGTCCGCGGCCGGGTTCCACTTCTCCCGGGTGGGCGGTGCATGTCCACTGTGGAACATCTACGAGGCGTTCACCGCGCCCGGCAAGATCTTCACCCAGGTGGCCAGCATGCCGGACGGCAAGAGCTACTTCTGGGTGGCGCGCACGGTGAGCCGCAACATCGGCGGCTACGGCAGCCCGGGCAAGATGTTCAGCGTCGGGCTCGGCTGTGAACTGCGGCATGCCCGCAGGCTGGTGTACTCCACCGGCCTCGACCTGGACGACAAGGCCGCGGCCACCCCGATCGGTATGGGCTGCAAGGTCTGCGAGCGGCAGGCCTGCCCGCAACGGGCCTTCCCCACCATCGGCAAGCAGCTCACCGTGGACGAGAACACCAGCACCTTCGTCCCCTACCCCGCCGTCCCCAAACCCGGCTGA
- the aceA gene encoding isocitrate lyase — protein MVEKAKQWEQAAAELAKQWETDPRWQGVERSYSAAEVVKLRGSVVEENTLARRGAEKLWDLLQNEDYIHALGALTGNQAVQQVRAGLKAIYLSGWQVAADANLAGQTYPDQSLYPANSVPAVVRRINNALGRADQITWAEGDTSIDWYAPIVADAEAGFGGPLNAFELMKGMIAAGAAGVHWEDQLASEKKCGHLGGKVLIPTKQHERTLNAARLAADVAGVPSVIIARTDAQAATLLTSDVDERDRKFVTGDRTSEGFYQVRNGIEPCIERGLAYAKYADLLWMETSEPDLEVARKFAEAIKDKYPNQLLAYNCSPSFNWKKHLDDATIAKFQRELGHMGYKFQFITLAGFHALNYSMFDLAKGYASDGMTAYVDLQEREFAAEERGYTATKHQREVGTGWFDQVSTALNPESSTTALKGSTEEAQF, from the coding sequence ATGGTGGAGAAGGCCAAGCAGTGGGAACAGGCGGCAGCGGAGCTCGCCAAGCAGTGGGAGACCGACCCGCGCTGGCAGGGCGTCGAGCGGTCCTACTCTGCGGCCGAGGTGGTCAAGCTGCGCGGCAGCGTCGTCGAGGAGAACACGCTGGCCCGCCGTGGCGCGGAGAAGCTGTGGGACCTGCTGCAGAACGAGGACTACATCCACGCGCTGGGCGCGCTGACCGGTAACCAGGCGGTCCAGCAGGTGCGGGCCGGCCTGAAGGCGATCTACCTTTCCGGCTGGCAGGTGGCCGCGGACGCGAACCTCGCCGGGCAGACCTACCCGGACCAGAGCCTCTACCCGGCCAACTCGGTGCCCGCCGTGGTCCGCCGGATCAACAACGCGCTCGGCCGGGCCGACCAGATCACCTGGGCCGAGGGCGACACCAGCATCGACTGGTACGCGCCGATCGTGGCCGACGCCGAGGCGGGCTTCGGTGGGCCGCTGAATGCCTTCGAGCTGATGAAGGGCATGATCGCGGCCGGTGCGGCCGGGGTGCACTGGGAGGACCAGCTCGCCTCCGAGAAGAAGTGCGGCCACCTCGGTGGCAAGGTCCTCATCCCGACCAAGCAGCACGAGCGCACGCTGAACGCCGCGCGGCTGGCCGCAGACGTCGCCGGGGTGCCCTCGGTGATCATCGCCCGTACCGACGCGCAGGCCGCCACGCTGCTGACCAGCGATGTGGACGAGCGGGACCGCAAGTTCGTCACCGGCGACCGCACCTCGGAGGGCTTCTACCAGGTGCGCAACGGCATCGAGCCGTGCATCGAGCGCGGCCTCGCCTACGCCAAGTACGCCGATCTGCTGTGGATGGAGACCTCCGAGCCGGACCTCGAGGTGGCGCGGAAGTTCGCCGAGGCGATCAAGGACAAGTACCCGAACCAGCTGCTGGCCTACAACTGCTCGCCGTCGTTCAACTGGAAGAAGCACCTTGACGACGCGACGATCGCGAAGTTCCAGCGCGAGCTCGGGCACATGGGCTACAAGTTCCAGTTCATCACCCTGGCCGGCTTCCACGCGCTGAACTACTCGATGTTCGACCTCGCCAAGGGTTACGCCTCCGACGGCATGACAGCCTACGTCGACCTGCAGGAGCGCGAGTTCGCCGCCGAGGAGCGCGGCTACACCGCGACCAAGCACCAGCGCGAGGTCGGCACCGGCTGGTTCGACCAGGTCAGCACGGCGCTCAACCCGGAGAGCTCTACTACCGCGCTCAAGGGCTCCACCGAAGAAGCGCAGTTCTGA
- the aceB gene encoding malate synthase A, translated as MADRLNYRIEVAAHAGDRFDEILTPAALDFVARLDNEFAGRRRELLDARRRRRERIASGEETLDFLPETRAIREDDSWRVAGAAPGLEDRRVEITGPTDRKMTVNALNSGARVWLADFEDATSPTWQNIIDGQLNLFDAIRRDIDFTTESGKHYRIGDKPATIVARPRGWHLVDKHIRIDGRPISASILDFGLYFFHNARQLLARGSGPYFYLPKLEDHREARLWNDVFRLAQRELGIPQGSIRATVLIETVTAALQMDEILYELREHAAGLNAGRWDYIFSVIKNFSERGADFVLPDRAQVTMTVPFMRAYTELLVSTCHRRGAHAIGGMAAFIPSKDPEANAEALAKVREDKEREAADGFDGSWVAHPGLVQTCLEVFDGVLGERPNQVDKLRQDVVVTAEDLLDVASAGGVVTERGLRANINVGLRYIDAWLRGTGAAAIFGLMEDAATAEIARAQVWQWIRNGTKLEDGTAVTTELATQLLAEELDSVRADLGPEARLEEARAIFAETALGEKLPNFFTTAAYARYLVQPAGA; from the coding sequence ATGGCTGACCGGCTCAACTACCGCATCGAGGTCGCCGCGCACGCCGGCGATCGGTTCGACGAGATCCTCACCCCGGCGGCGCTGGACTTCGTGGCGCGGTTGGACAACGAGTTCGCCGGCCGCCGCCGGGAACTGCTGGACGCCCGCCGCAGGCGCAGGGAACGGATCGCCTCCGGCGAGGAGACCCTGGACTTCCTGCCCGAGACGCGGGCCATCCGGGAGGACGACAGCTGGCGGGTGGCCGGGGCCGCGCCCGGGCTCGAGGACCGCAGGGTGGAGATCACCGGTCCCACGGACCGCAAGATGACGGTGAACGCGCTGAACTCCGGCGCCAGGGTGTGGCTGGCCGACTTCGAGGACGCCACCTCGCCGACCTGGCAGAACATCATCGACGGTCAGCTGAACCTTTTCGACGCGATCCGCCGCGATATCGACTTCACCACCGAATCCGGTAAGCACTACCGGATCGGGGACAAACCGGCGACGATCGTCGCGCGCCCGCGGGGCTGGCACCTTGTGGACAAGCACATCCGGATCGACGGCCGCCCGATCTCGGCCAGCATCCTGGACTTCGGGCTCTACTTCTTCCACAACGCGCGGCAGTTGCTCGCCCGTGGCAGCGGCCCGTACTTCTACCTGCCGAAGCTGGAGGATCACCGCGAGGCGCGGCTGTGGAACGACGTGTTCCGCCTCGCCCAGCGCGAACTCGGCATCCCGCAGGGCAGTATCCGGGCCACCGTGCTGATCGAGACGGTCACCGCCGCGCTGCAGATGGACGAGATCCTCTACGAGCTGCGCGAGCACGCCGCCGGGCTGAACGCGGGGCGCTGGGACTACATCTTCAGCGTCATCAAGAACTTCAGCGAGCGCGGGGCGGACTTCGTGCTGCCCGACCGCGCTCAGGTCACGATGACCGTGCCGTTCATGCGGGCCTACACCGAGCTGCTGGTCAGCACCTGCCACCGGCGCGGCGCGCACGCCATCGGCGGGATGGCCGCTTTCATCCCGAGCAAGGACCCCGAGGCGAACGCGGAGGCGCTGGCCAAGGTCCGCGAGGACAAGGAACGCGAGGCCGCCGACGGGTTCGACGGCTCGTGGGTGGCGCATCCCGGGCTGGTGCAGACCTGCCTCGAGGTGTTCGACGGTGTGCTCGGCGAGCGCCCCAACCAGGTGGACAAGCTGCGCCAGGACGTCGTGGTCACGGCCGAGGACCTGCTGGACGTGGCCAGCGCAGGCGGCGTGGTGACCGAGCGGGGCCTGCGCGCGAACATCAACGTCGGACTGCGCTACATCGACGCCTGGCTGCGCGGCACCGGGGCCGCGGCGATCTTCGGGCTGATGGAGGACGCGGCCACCGCGGAGATCGCGCGGGCCCAGGTGTGGCAGTGGATCCGCAACGGTACGAAGCTGGAGGACGGCACCGCGGTGACCACCGAGCTCGCCACCCAGCTGCTGGCCGAGGAGCTCGACTCGGTCCGGGCCGATCTCGGCCCGGAGGCCAGGCTGGAGGAAGCCAGGGCGATCTTCGCGGAGACCGCGCTTGGCGAGAAGCTGCCGAACTTCTTCACCACTGCCGCCTACGCCCGCTACCTGGTGCAGCCGGCAGGCGCCTGA
- a CDS encoding glycosyltransferase family 4 protein — MRVLMLSWEYPPVVVGGLARHVHALARHLVKDGHEVVVLCRHVAGTDAETHPTTDRVVEGVRIIRVAEDPMHVTFERDLVAWTLAMGHAMIRAGTELFRHWRPEVVHAHDWLVTHPAIALAEAGRVPLVGTIHATEAGRHSGWLSHPLNQQVHSVEWWLANRVDALITCSQAMRIEVAHLFELAPEDITVIHNGIEERSWQVTEQEIDRARRAHSPAGAPLLLYFGRLEWEKGVQDLLDALPRIRRAHQGTRLVVAGNGRHFEELVEQSRKLRIRRAVDFVGHLSDRDLRAVLAAADAVVLPSRYEPFGIVALEAAAAKAPLVASTAGGLGEVVIDGETGLAFAPGDIPALVGAVDAVLADASAAGRRAHAAQSRLAADFDWHRIAAATAAVYRRTRIGEPATLGRPKIATGNAFEP, encoded by the coding sequence ATGCGCGTCTTGATGCTCTCCTGGGAGTACCCGCCCGTCGTGGTCGGGGGGCTCGCCCGGCATGTCCACGCGCTGGCACGGCATCTTGTCAAGGACGGGCACGAGGTAGTGGTCCTGTGCAGGCATGTCGCGGGCACGGACGCCGAGACGCATCCGACGACCGACCGGGTGGTGGAGGGCGTGCGCATCATCCGGGTCGCCGAGGATCCGATGCATGTCACCTTCGAGCGCGACCTGGTCGCCTGGACGCTCGCGATGGGCCACGCGATGATCCGCGCGGGCACCGAGTTGTTCCGGCACTGGCGCCCCGAGGTCGTGCACGCGCACGACTGGCTGGTGACCCATCCCGCGATCGCGCTCGCCGAGGCGGGCAGGGTCCCGCTGGTGGGGACCATCCACGCGACCGAGGCGGGCAGGCACTCCGGCTGGCTGTCCCACCCGCTGAACCAGCAGGTGCACTCGGTGGAGTGGTGGCTGGCCAACCGGGTGGACGCGCTGATCACCTGCTCCCAGGCCATGCGCATCGAGGTGGCGCACCTGTTCGAGCTCGCGCCCGAGGACATCACCGTGATCCACAACGGGATCGAGGAGCGCAGCTGGCAGGTCACCGAGCAGGAGATCGACCGGGCGCGGCGGGCGCACAGTCCCGCGGGCGCTCCGCTGTTGCTCTACTTCGGACGGCTGGAGTGGGAGAAGGGCGTGCAGGACCTGCTGGACGCGCTGCCCCGGATCCGGCGCGCGCACCAGGGAACCCGGCTGGTGGTCGCCGGGAACGGGCGCCATTTCGAGGAACTGGTGGAGCAGTCCCGCAAACTCCGGATCCGCCGCGCCGTGGACTTCGTCGGCCACCTCTCCGACCGCGACCTGCGCGCCGTGCTGGCAGCCGCGGACGCGGTCGTACTGCCCAGCAGGTACGAGCCGTTCGGGATCGTGGCGCTGGAGGCCGCCGCGGCCAAGGCCCCGCTGGTGGCGTCCACCGCGGGTGGGCTGGGCGAGGTGGTGATCGACGGGGAGACCGGACTGGCCTTCGCTCCGGGCGACATCCCCGCCCTCGTCGGGGCCGTGGATGCCGTGCTCGCCGATGCGAGCGCTGCCGGCAGGCGGGCGCACGCCGCGCAATCCCGCCTGGCCGCCGATTTCGACTGGCACCGGATCGCCGCGGCCACGGCCGCGGTCTACCGGCGAACCCGAATCGGCGAGCCGGCGACCCTGGGTCGCCCCAAGATCGCCACCGGCAACGCCTTCGAGCCCTAA
- a CDS encoding TetR/AcrR family transcriptional regulator — MDHAEATDRLLDAAGKLFYERGVQAVGMDAIRAESGVSLKRLYQCFPAKEALVEAYLRRRDERWRASLTGYVAARGNDPLAVFDWLHAWFSEPGFRGCAFINCFGELGPNAPGVTAAARAHKTAVRSYLRTLAAPDALADQLFTLLEGATVTAAINGDPAIALTSKAAARALLAQAAAGVVDQPPGRTSADW, encoded by the coding sequence GTGGACCACGCCGAGGCCACCGATCGGCTGCTCGACGCGGCCGGAAAACTGTTCTACGAACGAGGGGTGCAGGCCGTAGGGATGGACGCGATCCGGGCCGAGTCCGGAGTGTCGCTCAAGCGCCTCTACCAGTGCTTCCCCGCCAAGGAGGCACTGGTCGAGGCCTACCTGCGGCGGCGAGACGAGCGCTGGCGCGCCTCGCTCACCGGGTACGTGGCGGCAAGGGGCAACGATCCGCTTGCGGTGTTCGACTGGCTGCACGCCTGGTTCAGTGAGCCCGGCTTCCGCGGCTGCGCCTTCATCAACTGCTTCGGTGAGCTGGGCCCGAACGCCCCCGGGGTGACCGCGGCGGCACGCGCGCACAAGACGGCGGTGCGCTCCTACCTGCGCACGCTCGCCGCCCCGGACGCCCTTGCCGACCAGTTGTTCACCCTGCTGGAAGGGGCTACCGTGACGGCGGCCATCAATGGCGATCCGGCCATCGCGCTGACCAGCAAGGCAGCCGCGCGAGCGTTGCTCGCCCAGGCGGCGGCAGGTGTCGTTGACCAACCGCCAGGAAGGACCTCAGCCGACTGGTGA
- a CDS encoding nuclear transport factor 2 family protein, whose protein sequence is MIRPPFPPFEADTAAQKVQAAEDAWNTRDPERVALAYTEDSVWRNRDRHLVGRARIVEFLREKWARELDYALRKELWGFRGNRIGVRFQYECRDREGQWWRSYGNELWEFSEEGLMRRREASINDVPITEAQRRIFGPRPESEHGVLLPVY, encoded by the coding sequence ATGATACGTCCCCCGTTTCCCCCGTTCGAGGCCGACACCGCCGCGCAGAAGGTGCAGGCTGCCGAGGACGCCTGGAACACCCGTGACCCGGAGCGGGTCGCGCTGGCCTACACCGAGGACTCGGTGTGGCGAAACCGCGACCGCCATCTCGTCGGCCGCGCCCGGATCGTGGAGTTCCTCCGCGAGAAGTGGGCGCGTGAGCTGGACTACGCCCTGCGCAAGGAGCTGTGGGGGTTCCGAGGCAACCGGATCGGCGTGCGGTTCCAGTACGAATGCCGCGACCGCGAGGGTCAGTGGTGGCGCAGCTATGGCAACGAGCTGTGGGAGTTCAGCGAGGAGGGGCTGATGCGGCGCCGGGAGGCGAGCATCAATGACGTCCCGATCACCGAGGCACAGCGCCGGATCTTCGGCCCGCGTCCGGAGAGTGAGCACGGGGTCCTGCTGCCGGTGTACTAG